The genomic DNA TGTTCCGCATCCGGGAGGAAAACCCCTGGATCAAACTGCTGGACGCCCTGCTCTGTGAAATTGATGGCATTGGCTGGATTTTTGGGATGTTCATCAATCCCGTTTATCTGGTGGAGGACACTTCAGGCAGGGTCCTGTTCCGCATCAAGAAGAAACGCTCCTTCTTTGAAAGGTCTTTCACCATGGAAGCAGACCAGAAGGTCTCCGAAGAGCATCAGGAACTGGCTTTGCTGGCCCTGGCCCAGTCGGTCTTGCTGGAACGTGCCAGGGGCTGAGCCAAAACCTCCACTTCAACTTCAGCAGAAGGCAAAGGCGAACGCGCTCTTTGCTTTCTGCCTTTTGCCTTCTGCCCTGAGATACACTGGTTTCCATGACGGTTTTGCTGTTTCATGAAGACTCTTACCGCACCAGTTTCATTGCCACCGTGACGGCCCGCAAAGGCAACCAGGTGGTGCTGGACCAGACAGCTTTCTATGCGGAAGCCGGAGGGCAGAATGCCGACCAGGGGTTTTTTGTCTGGGAAGACCAGCGCATTCCGGTCACAGATGTGCAGAAAGCAGATGGGCAGGTCTGGCACACCCTGACGGGAGACATTGTTCCCGAGGTGGGGGCTTATGTGCATGGAGAGGTGGACTGGAGCCTGCGGTACCAGCACATGCAGCGGCACTCTGGGGAGCACCTGCTGGCCCAGGCCTTCTTGCGGGTGAATCCTGAATTCAAGGTGCAGGCGGTCAGCATGCGCAGCCACGAATGCACCCTGGACCTCTCAGGCAATCCCACAGAAGAAGATGCCAGAACAGCTGAACAGGTGATCATGCGCTCCATTTACCGCAATTTGCCTTTTCAAACCACCTGGGTGACAGGTGCCGAATTGAAGCAGTACCCCCTCAGAAGACCGCCCCAGGTGGAAGGGCGCATCCGTCTGGTCTGCGTGATGGACCGCATGGACCGCACCGGTTACTGGGAGGTCAGTGCATGCGGAGGAACCCATGTGAACCGCACCGGTGAGGTGGGCGCGGTGTTCATCACCAAACTGGAGAAAGTGGCTGGAGGGCTCACACGTGTCTTTTTTGTGACGGGTCATGAAGCTTACCAGCTCCTCACCCAGATCTACCGGGACGCCAGAACCCTGGCCAGTTCTTTTTCCACCAGCGTTGAAAAGCTTGCAGAACGGGTGGAAGGCCTCAGAACCGAGGCCCTGGAGAAAGGGCGCAAGTTGAATGCGGCTTATGAAGCCCTCTCAGAAAGCCTGTTGTCTGGAAAATCCGGGGTGCAGGTGGTGCCTCTGGCAGACAGCGAGATGCTGAAACCCTTCAGCAAGGTGGCAACAGCGCAGCCTGATCTGCTGTGCGTGGCCTATAC from Deinococcus roseus includes the following:
- a CDS encoding alanyl-tRNA editing protein, with amino-acid sequence MTVLLFHEDSYRTSFIATVTARKGNQVVLDQTAFYAEAGGQNADQGFFVWEDQRIPVTDVQKADGQVWHTLTGDIVPEVGAYVHGEVDWSLRYQHMQRHSGEHLLAQAFLRVNPEFKVQAVSMRSHECTLDLSGNPTEEDARTAEQVIMRSIYRNLPFQTTWVTGAELKQYPLRRPPQVEGRIRLVCVMDRMDRTGYWEVSACGGTHVNRTGEVGAVFITKLEKVAGGLTRVFFVTGHEAYQLLTQIYRDARTLASSFSTSVEKLAERVEGLRTEALEKGRKLNAAYEALSESLLSGKSGVQVVPLADSEMLKPFSKVATAQPDLLCVAYTPDGRVVVTSSTKASAKEVLAEILKNAQGKGGGKPDLAQGSAPFEFLERAIHLWREGATT